A single Chiroxiphia lanceolata isolate bChiLan1 chromosome 25, bChiLan1.pri, whole genome shotgun sequence DNA region contains:
- the ETNK2 gene encoding ethanolamine kinase 2 — protein MGRGSGSAELAMAAPPARCPDCPGPGPERGGGGGTPAVPHLGIAVDERDVLPGALRIVREMRPGWEPARVKTKLFTDGITNKLVACYTDEGMADAVLVRVYGRKTELLVDRETELRNFQVLRAHGCAPDLYCAFQNGLCYQFLPGIALGPDHVRDPHIFRLVAQEMARVHAIHANGSLPKPILWQKLHKYLTLVKTELSPKVSNPSLQQDVPSLEALEQELAWMKETLSQLGSPVVLCHNDLLCKNIIYDRTREHVHFIDYEYTGYNYQAFDIGNHFNEFAGVKEVDYGLYPSKETQLQWLHSYLQAYKQLTQGDPGGSGVSEEELETLYVQVNKFSLASHFLWACWGLIQAKYSTIDFNFLRYAKLRFKQYFKMKPVVTALQVSK, from the exons ATGGGCCGCGGCTCCGGCAGCGCGGAGCTGGCCATGGCCGCACCGCCCGCCCGCTGCCCCGActgcccggggccggggccggagcgggggggcggcggcgggacccCCGCCGTGCCCCACCTCGGCATTGCGGTGGACGAGCGTGACGTGCTGCCCGGGGCGCTGCGGATCGTGCGGGAGATGAGACCCGGCTGGGAGCCGGCCAGGGTGAAGACCAAG ctcttcacGGATGGCATCACCAACAAGCTGGTGGCCTGTTACACGGACGAGGGGATGGCGGACGCGGTGCTGGTCCGTGTCTACGGCAGGAAGACGGAGCTGTTGGTGGACCGGGAGACGGAGCTGAGGAACTTCCAGGTGCTGCGTGCCCACGGCTGTGCCCCTGACCTGTACTGCGCCTTCCAGAACGGGCTCTGCTACCAGTTCCTGCCGGGCATCGCGCTGGGGCCCGACCACGTGCGGGACCCCCACATCTTCAG GCTGGTGGCTCAGGAGATGGCCCGAGTCCACGCCATCCACGCCAACGGGAGCCTCCCCAAGCCCATCCTCTGGCAGAAGCTGCACAAATACCTCACCCTCGTGAAGACAGAGCTCAGCCCAAAGGTATCCAACCCCAG cctccaGCAGGACGTGCCCAGCCTGGAGGCGCTGGAACAGGAGCTGGCCTGGATGAAGGAGACGCTGTCCCAGCTGGGCTCCCCCGTGGTGCTCTGCCACAACGACCTGCTCTGCAAGAACATCATCTACGACAGGACACGAG AGCACGTTCACTTCATAGACTACGAGTACACCGGGTACAACTACCAGGCTTTCGATATCGGGAACCACTTCAACGAGTTTGCAG GTGTGAAGGAGGTGGATTATGGCCTCTACCCCAGCAAGGAGACccagctgcagtggctgcacTCCTACCTGCAGGCCTACAAACAGCTCACCCAGGGGGACCCAGGCGGCTCTGGGGTGtctgaggaggagctggagactCTCTATGTGCAAGTGAACAAGTTTTCCTTG GCATCCCATTTCCTCTGGGCATGCTGGGGCCTGATCCAGGCTAAATACTCTACCATAGACTTTAATTTCTTAAG ATATGCAAAGTTAAGGTTTAAACAGTACTTCAAGATGAAGCCGGTGGTCACAGCCCTGCAGGTCTCCAAATAG